The following proteins are encoded in a genomic region of Brachypodium distachyon strain Bd21 chromosome 1, Brachypodium_distachyon_v3.0, whole genome shotgun sequence:
- the LOC100843410 gene encoding uncharacterized protein LOC100843410, which yields MDSPAVTDDLLAEIFLRLPTAADLVRASAACVSFRRLVTSRSFLRLFRSLHSPPFLGFLNHNGFHPALPPHPSAPAARDVSLAADFSFSFLPFHDTWIVRDVRDGRVLLDRVPKDGAGKESPVFTELAVCDPLHRRCLLLPQIPHDLTAAVEHPLRVEFERWCEPFLVPPGASEEETEETSFGVIWMAQCKTKLVAFLFSSSIGEWRAIASQGWDDLLLGTGVSTMSSRSPVFFGRQYACGYFYWVMDWREKLLVLDTVKEEFSIISLPPDYRRPPIAIVDAGEGRPGMIALRENIADGTSELYYTIRQNEGETPNHWQMEKIIPLDSGYRYYIRGATERYLLLLRSEDEPISSSLEMPDLECFSLDIKTLQLERVCRLKHHILSAHIYTNFPPSLSSQTL from the coding sequence ATGGACTCGCCGGCGGTTACCGACGACCTCCTGGCGGAGATCTTCCTCCGCCTGCCCACCGCAGCAGATCTCgtccgcgcctccgccgcctgcgtCTCCTTCCGCCGGCTCGTCACCAGCCGCTCCTTCCTCCGGCTCTTCCGCTCCCTCCACTCCCCTCCCTTCCTCGGCTTCCTCAACCACAACGGCTTCCACCCCGCCCTTCCGCCCCACCCCTCCGCACCCGCCGCCCGCGAtgtctccctcgccgccgacttCTCCTTCTCATTCCTCCCCTTCCACGACACCTGGATCGTGCGGGACGTCCGCGATGGTCGCGTCCTCCTCGACCGCGTCCCCAAGGACGGCGCCGGCAAGGAGTCCCCGGTGTTCACGGAGCTCGCGGTGTGCGACCCCTTGCACCGGCGGTGCCTCCTGCTTCCCCAAATCCCCCACGACCTAACCGCTGCGGTGGAGCATCCGCTCCGCGTGGAATTCGAGCGCTGGTGCGAGCCCTTCCTGGTTCCTCCCGGCGCcagcgaggaggagacggaggAGACGTCGTTCGGAGTGATCTGGATGGCACAGTGCAAAACAAAGCTGGtggccttcctcttctcttcgaGCATCGGAGAATGGCGAGCCATCGCCTCCCAGGGTTGGGACGATTTGCTACTGGGCACGGGTGTGTCCACGATGTCGTCACGAAGCCCTGTGTTCTTCGGTCGCCAGTATGCTTGCGGCTACTTCTACTGGGTGATGGATTGGAGGGAAAAATTGCTCGTGCTTGACACAGTTAAGGAGGAGTTCTCCATTATCAGCCTCCCACCTGACTACCGCAGGCCACCGATCGCCATTGTGGATGCAGGGGAAGGCAGACCTGGGATGATTGCTCTCCGTGAAAACATCGCAGATGGCACATCTGAACTCTATTATACCATTAGGCAAAACGAAGGTGAGACTCCCAACCATTGGCAGATGGAGAAGATAATTCCATTGGATTCTGGGTACCGGTACTACATAAGAGGTGCGACAGAGAGGTACTTGCTCCTGCTAAGGTCAGAAGATGAGCCCATAAGCTCATCGCTGGAAATGCCAGACTTGGAGTGCTTCTCACTGGACATCAAGACGTTGCAGCTTGAGAGGGTATGCAGGTTGAAGCATCACATCCTGAGTGCGCACATATATACCAACTTCCCGCCCTCGCTGTCATCACAGACATTATGA